In the genome of Oscarella lobularis chromosome 1, ooOscLobu1.1, whole genome shotgun sequence, one region contains:
- the LOC136197369 gene encoding glutathione hydrolase 1 proenzyme-like: protein MGKNVMKDGGNAADAAVAVSFCLGVVEFQSSGLGGGGFLVHYNKSKGFATSIDFRSAAPSLANTNTLNKQTTLDESPERYIAVPGELKGLHELWKNHGKSDWKDLIAPSIKLARDGFTVSKDLADAASNFSRRKNVFTPLLNLIRPNGNPIQEGTTLKRRNLALTLEKISLEPDVAVLYEDEISKKIIEDLPAGSLLGQNDFQSYTAPENIANHAYIAVNRIMIGAPLPASGVIQLLLQNILRNYNNNKNSALAYHRIIESFKFGFSRRNVLGDPENNDIIKSLYNEFQKTPYAYNLKEKIDDTKTFDLDHYTSDLSIPTDYSDVEKDDKEMSTTHIAIIDQHGNAVSLTTSVGLSFGSRLLLESTGILLNSDMVGFSFRGSEEFFDLPYNPSNLIVGGKRPLSSMCPTIVTETYDGRPRASLVVGGAGGSRIITAVSLAIIRHLLFGEEVCESVNDKRLHHQLVPNKVYVEPGFSKEMISELEEKGHKFDFNNTLGSENKATAVHAVSMTHSGSLMAVCDKRLSGKPAGW, encoded by the coding sequence ATGGGGAAAAACGTCATGAAGGACGGAGGGAACGCTGCTGATGCTGCCGTTGCTGTTTCATTCTGTCTTGGAGTTGTTGAATTTCAGTCGTCGGGACTTGGTGGGGGTGGTTTCCTTGTACATTATAACAAAAGTAAAGGATTCGCGACTTCTATAGACTTCAGAAGTGCGGCTCCATCGCTTGCTAATACGAACACACTAAATAAGCAAACAACGTTAGATGAAAGTCCAGAACGATATATTGCCGTGCCAGGAGAGTTGAAAGGATTGCATGAGTTGTGGAAAAACCATGGAAAGAGCGATTGGAAAGACTTGATAGCTCCATCCATCAAGTTGGCACGAGACGGTTTCACTGTAAGCAAAGACTTAGCCGACGCTGCTTCCAACTTCAGCAGACGAAAGAACGTCTTCACTCCTCTTCTGAACCTCATTAGACCCAATGGAAATCCAATACAAGAAGGTACTACACTAAAGCGACGCAATCTTGCTTTGACGCTAGAAAAAATATCGTTAGAACCAGATGTTGCGGTTCTTTATGAAGACGAAATtagtaaaaaaattattgaagaCCTTCCCGCTGGAAGTCTTCTTGGACAGAACGACTTCCAAAGCTACACCGCTCCTGAAAACATCGCAAATCATGCCTATATTGCTGTAAATAGAATTATGATAGGCGCGCCTCTTCCGGCAAGCGGAGTCATTCAACTGTTACTTCAAAATATCTTAAGAAATTACaacaataataaaaatagtGCTCTTGCTTACCATCGCATCATCGAAAGCTTCAAGTTTGGCTTTTCCAGGCGTAACGTTTTAGGCGATCCGGAAAACAACGATATAATTAAGAGTCTTTATAACGAATTTCAGAAGACACCCTACGCTTAcaacctaaaagaaaaaatagatgACACTAAAACCTTTGATTTGGATCACTACACATCTGACCTTTCAATTCCTACTGACTATAGCGATGTAGAGAAAGACGATAAAGAAATGTCAACAACTCACATTGCTATCATTGATCAACATGGAAACGCTGTTTCACTGACAACATCTGTTGGATTATCATTTGGAAGTAGACTTCTGTTAGAATCGACAGGCATACTCCTAAATTCAGACATGGTCGGATTCAGTTTTAGAGGATCTGAAGAGTTCTTTGATCTTCCTTACAATCCAAGCAATCTTATTGTAGGAGGAAAACGACCATTGTCGTCAATGTGTCCCACAATAGTTACGGAAACCTATGATGGCCGTCCACGTGCATCCCTAGTTGTTGGCGGTGCCGGCGGTTCTCGAATAATAACAGCCGTGTCTCTAGCTATAATTCGCCACCTCTTGTTCGGCGAGGAGGTATGCGAGTCTGTGAATGACAAAAGACTTCATCACCAATTGGTACCAAATAAAGTTTATGTGGAGCCGGGATTCAGTAAAGAAATGATATCAGAACTTGAGGAAAAAGGACATAAATTCGACTTCAACAATACATTGGGCTCTGAAAACAAGGCAACTGCAGTTCATGCTGTGAGCATGACTCATTCCGGCTCTCTAATGGCAGTGTGCGATAAAAGGCTCTCTGGAAAACCTGCAGGATGGTAG
- the LOC136197252 gene encoding ankyrin-1-like isoform X2: MMSTLIDTRWDSNVRPLFSDLVQVLDPDSFLNRLYSARLVTKGEYNHLLSMSSREDKSRELLNDILPRKGPNSYDRFVAILRETEGQEHVAKALEGLSAPLDSSSRVITVSSGNQRYQRFTAKRHRAAFQSQSMLSMNNEIETGSERFVPRHTKEDFVSLKSLDNVVKSYAAEEKQHWMPELLWWLCRHGMYTLCTEALEKESSKTLDQGKMAGVTCIHMMVHWGHTHLIPLFHEHGFDLNYGDENSLSPLFWCYASDNKSTAEAAQCAKILRRHGANEEEATPYAGINELVHELIRDPNKASDSCAETQDTLQLLEKKEEDTGKLKKDLKFLKNYWLWKFSRKEDPESVEFCKRLLEEKGANPNACMYVTSAFHRTARFGNKNLLTYLLENPKFSTAVNRADKLDWTSLHNAALFGEKDCAELLLLNYADPDIESRDGMAIDIAREYNRKNVVKLLEDWQEDVAPRTKRPKS; encoded by the exons ATGATGTCTACATTGATCGACACACGATGGGATTCGAATGTTCGACCCCTATTCAGTGATCTCGTTCAAGTTCTCGATCCCGACTCCTTCCTCAATCGTCTCTATAGCGCCAGACTTGTCACCAAAGGGGAATATAATCATCTTctttcgatgtcgtcgagagaagatAAATCTCGCGAGCTACTCAACGATATTTTGCCGCGAAAGGGGCCGAATTCTTACGATCGATTTGTGGCGATTCTGAGAGAGACCGAAGGACAGGAACACGTTGCCAAAGCGCTAG aaggGCTATCCGCGCCTTTGGACTCATCTTCGAGAGTCATCACGGTTAGCAGCGGCAACCAACGTTATCAGCGGTTTACGGCAAAGCGCCATAGAGCGGCTTTCCAAAGTCAAAGCATG CTGAGCATGAATaatgaaattgaaacagGAAGTGAACGCTTTGTGCCTCG GCATACTAAAGAAGATTTTGTCTCTTTGAAATCACTGGACAACGTAGTGAAGTCTTACGCAGCTGAGGAGAAACAGCACTGGATGCCGGAGCTTCTTTGGTGGTTGTGTCGTCACGGCATGTATACATTATGCACTGAAGCATTAGAAAAGGAATCAAGCAAAACTCTAGATCAGGGTAAAATGGCAGGCGTTACTTGCATTCACATGATGGTTCACTGGGGTCATACACATCTAATTCCTCTATTTCACGAACACGGATTTGACTTGAATTACGGAGACGAAAATAGCCTAAGTCCGCTTTTCTGGTGTTACGCTTCTGACAATAAGTCAACTGCAGAAGCTGCTCAATGTGCTAAAATTCTACGACGTCATGGAGCTAATGAGGAAGAAGCCACGCCATACGCAGGGATAAATGAGCTCGTACATGAACTGATCAGGGATCCAAATAAAGCAAG TGATTCATGCGCAGAAACACAAGATACTCTGCAACTACTTGAaaaaaaggaggaagacaCCGGAAAGCTGAAGAAAGATCTAAAATTCTTGAAGAACTATTGGCTGTGGAAGTTTTCAAGGAAAGAAGATCCGGAAAGCGTTGAATTCTGCAAACGTttgcttgaagaaaaaggcgccaATCCAAATGCCTGTATGTACGTCACTTCTGCGTTTCACCGAACAGCTCGATTCGGGAACAAAAACCTACTGACCTATTTACTTGAAAATCCGAAATTTTCTACGGCTGTCAACAGAGCTGACAAACTTGACTGGACATCTCTTCATAACGCTGCATTGTTCGGCGAAAAGGATTGTGCCGAGTTGCTTTTGCTAAACTACGCTGATCCGGATATAGAATCACGAGATGGCATGGCTATTGACATTGCAAGGGAGTATAATCGTAAAAACGTGGTGAAATTGCTTGAGGATTGGCAGGAGGATGTAGCCCCAAGGACCAAACGACCAAAGTCTTAG
- the LOC136197252 gene encoding ankyrin-2-like isoform X1, whose product MMSTLIDTRWDSNVRPLFSDLVQVLDPDSFLNRLYSARLVTKGEYNHLLSMSSREDKSRELLNDILPRKGPNSYDRFVAILRETEGQEHVAKALEGLSAPLDSSSRVITVSSGNQRYQRFTAKRHRAAFQSQSMLSMNNEIETGSERFVPRHTKEDFVSLKSLDNVVKSYAAEEKQHWMPELLWWLCRHGMYTLCTEALEKESSKTLDQGKMAGVTCIHMMVHWGHTHLIPLFHEHGFDLNYGDENSLSPLFWCYASDNKSTAEAAQCAKILRRHGANEEEATPYAGINELVHELIRDPNKARFNLFSDSCAETQDTLQLLEKKEEDTGKLKKDLKFLKNYWLWKFSRKEDPESVEFCKRLLEEKGANPNACMYVTSAFHRTARFGNKNLLTYLLENPKFSTAVNRADKLDWTSLHNAALFGEKDCAELLLLNYADPDIESRDGMAIDIAREYNRKNVVKLLEDWQEDVAPRTKRPKS is encoded by the exons ATGATGTCTACATTGATCGACACACGATGGGATTCGAATGTTCGACCCCTATTCAGTGATCTCGTTCAAGTTCTCGATCCCGACTCCTTCCTCAATCGTCTCTATAGCGCCAGACTTGTCACCAAAGGGGAATATAATCATCTTctttcgatgtcgtcgagagaagatAAATCTCGCGAGCTACTCAACGATATTTTGCCGCGAAAGGGGCCGAATTCTTACGATCGATTTGTGGCGATTCTGAGAGAGACCGAAGGACAGGAACACGTTGCCAAAGCGCTAG aaggGCTATCCGCGCCTTTGGACTCATCTTCGAGAGTCATCACGGTTAGCAGCGGCAACCAACGTTATCAGCGGTTTACGGCAAAGCGCCATAGAGCGGCTTTCCAAAGTCAAAGCATG CTGAGCATGAATaatgaaattgaaacagGAAGTGAACGCTTTGTGCCTCG GCATACTAAAGAAGATTTTGTCTCTTTGAAATCACTGGACAACGTAGTGAAGTCTTACGCAGCTGAGGAGAAACAGCACTGGATGCCGGAGCTTCTTTGGTGGTTGTGTCGTCACGGCATGTATACATTATGCACTGAAGCATTAGAAAAGGAATCAAGCAAAACTCTAGATCAGGGTAAAATGGCAGGCGTTACTTGCATTCACATGATGGTTCACTGGGGTCATACACATCTAATTCCTCTATTTCACGAACACGGATTTGACTTGAATTACGGAGACGAAAATAGCCTAAGTCCGCTTTTCTGGTGTTACGCTTCTGACAATAAGTCAACTGCAGAAGCTGCTCAATGTGCTAAAATTCTACGACGTCATGGAGCTAATGAGGAAGAAGCCACGCCATACGCAGGGATAAATGAGCTCGTACATGAACTGATCAGGGATCCAAATAAAGCAAG GTTTAATCTGTTCAGTGATTCATGCGCAGAAACACAAGATACTCTGCAACTACTTGAaaaaaaggaggaagacaCCGGAAAGCTGAAGAAAGATCTAAAATTCTTGAAGAACTATTGGCTGTGGAAGTTTTCAAGGAAAGAAGATCCGGAAAGCGTTGAATTCTGCAAACGTttgcttgaagaaaaaggcgccaATCCAAATGCCTGTATGTACGTCACTTCTGCGTTTCACCGAACAGCTCGATTCGGGAACAAAAACCTACTGACCTATTTACTTGAAAATCCGAAATTTTCTACGGCTGTCAACAGAGCTGACAAACTTGACTGGACATCTCTTCATAACGCTGCATTGTTCGGCGAAAAGGATTGTGCCGAGTTGCTTTTGCTAAACTACGCTGATCCGGATATAGAATCACGAGATGGCATGGCTATTGACATTGCAAGGGAGTATAATCGTAAAAACGTGGTGAAATTGCTTGAGGATTGGCAGGAGGATGTAGCCCCAAGGACCAAACGACCAAAGTCTTAG
- the LOC136197380 gene encoding poly [ADP-ribose] polymerase tankyrase-like, with protein MKEFLWWFCRHGMDTLCTEVLEKESSKTLDQGKMAGVTCIHMMVHWGHSHLIPLFHERGFDLNYGDENSLSPLFWCHASDNRSNAEAAQCSDTLRRHGANEERATPYAETNKLVHELIRDPNKARFKLFSDSDADVLDTLRLLEEKEKDTGMLKADLKFWKNYWLWKFSRKEDPESVEFCKFLLEEKGADPNVFIYITSAFHRTARFGNKNLLRYLLESPEFSTPVNGADKLGWTSLHNAALFGEKKCAELLLLNGADLHIESRDGMAIDIARKYNRTKVVKLLEDGQHESYKVAPRTKLPKS; from the exons ATGAAGGAGTTTCTCTGGTGGTTCTGTCGTCACGGCATGGATACACTATGCACTGAAGTATTAGAAAAGGAATCAAGCAAAACTCTAGATCAGGGGAAAATGGCAGGCGTGACTTGCATTCACATGATGGTTCACTGGGGTCATTCACATCTAATTCCTCTATTTCACGAACGCGGATTTGACTTGAATTACGGAGACGAAAATAGCCTAAGTCCGCTTTTCTGGTGTCATGCTTCTGACAATAGATCAAATGCAGAAGCTGCTCAATGTTCTGATACTCTAAGACGTCACGGAGCTAATGAGGAAAGGGCCACGCCATACGCAGAGACAAATAAACTCGTACATGAACTGATCAGGGATCCAAATAAAGCAAG GTTTAAACTGTTTAGTGATTCTGACGCAGATGTGCTAGATACTCTTCGGCTacttgaagaaaaggagaaagacaCCGGAATGCTGAAGGCAGATCTAAAATTCTGGAAGAATTATTGGCTGTGGAAGTTTTCAAGGAAAGAAGATCCGGAAAGCGTTGAGTTCTGTAAATTTCttctcgaagaaaaaggcgctgATCCAAACGTCTTTATCTACATCACGTCTGCGTTTCACCGAACAGCTCGATTTGGGAACAAGAACCTTTTGCGCTATTTACTTGAGAGTCCTGAATTTTCTACGCCTGTCAACGGAGCTGACAAACTGGGCTGGACATCTCTTCATAACGCTGCATTGTTTGGCGAAAAGAAATGTGCCGAGTTGCTTTTGCTAAACGGCGCTGATTTGCATATAGAATCACGAGATGGCATGGCTATTGACATTGCAAGGAAGTATAATCGTACGAAGGTGGTGAAATTGCTTGAAGATGGGCAGCACGAGTCATACAAGGTAGCTCCAAGGACCAAACTTCCAAAGTCTTGA